In a single window of the Anaerolineales bacterium genome:
- a CDS encoding DUF2202 domain-containing protein, translating to MIGKLLTYGLIGGLATVLIGGSAYVLIRAESQSIQMEQYRNSQNQDPLGRGAGAESNGPSGENQSGGQSADQNGSSNRPADAGQGNGSPAFSSAASAALSADEIALTASLLEEEKLARDVYLELYRRWEYNAFQNISQSEQTHMDALISLLAGGGISDPLAGFGEGEFPTAAVQELYAQFTAMGSESLASALRAGAAIEEIDILDLERIQSGTSAPALLNVLDNLRRGSINHLQAYSAAYERETGTSYIPQYMSQEAYDALMAGAGRGARGPQGGGKGGGSREGSCG from the coding sequence ATGATCGGGAAATTGCTGACGTACGGCCTGATCGGCGGTCTGGCGACCGTTCTGATCGGAGGCAGCGCGTATGTTCTCATCCGCGCGGAAAGCCAATCCATACAAATGGAGCAATACCGCAACAGTCAAAATCAGGATCCTCTGGGACGCGGTGCGGGGGCCGAATCGAACGGTCCTTCCGGCGAGAATCAGTCCGGAGGCCAAAGCGCGGATCAGAACGGATCCTCCAACCGTCCCGCCGACGCCGGCCAGGGGAACGGATCTCCGGCATTCTCATCCGCTGCTTCCGCAGCGCTTTCCGCCGACGAGATCGCCCTGACCGCGTCCCTGCTGGAAGAGGAAAAACTCGCCCGCGACGTCTACCTCGAGCTGTACCGGCGATGGGAATACAACGCATTCCAAAACATCTCGCAAAGCGAACAGACCCATATGGATGCGTTGATCTCACTCCTCGCCGGCGGAGGGATCTCCGATCCGCTGGCCGGGTTTGGAGAAGGCGAATTTCCGACGGCCGCGGTCCAGGAGCTTTATGCGCAATTCACCGCCATGGGATCGGAATCGCTGGCCTCGGCGCTTCGGGCCGGAGCCGCCATCGAGGAAATCGACATCCTGGATCTCGAACGGATTCAGAGTGGAACGTCGGCGCCCGCGTTGCTTAATGTTCTGGATAATCTGCGCCGGGGATCGATCAACCATTTGCAGGCCTACAGCGCCGCCTATGAGCGGGAGACGGGAACCTCGTACATCCCCCAATATATGAGTCAGGAGGCGTACGATGCGCTTATGGCCGGTGCCGGGCGCGGCGCGCGCGGCCCGCAGGGAGGTGGAAAGGGCGGCGGCTCCCGGGAAGGATCCTGCGGATAA
- a CDS encoding GNAT family N-acetyltransferase, which translates to MDAVRPHFHGLRSVYLFLPERKTEIRVVMEGLGFSVERFSYVLECRHAAAEEAVFPAGYSLQVVRPEDRIGIRLFPDLINRSFRDLAGHVECTPRMVSGWFGGKSYLAGGLCLLECEGEPVGTVHIRREEENNKAAEGAALSVETAHQGRGLGRMLLRHAKAFARQNGLRSVILSVNAENESAIRLYRSEGFFPVETAVCYSLACGRKTLKYGREEAI; encoded by the coding sequence TTGGATGCTGTCCGTCCGCATTTTCACGGCCTGCGCAGCGTATACTTATTCCTCCCGGAACGGAAGACCGAAATCCGGGTTGTGATGGAAGGGCTGGGGTTCTCCGTGGAACGGTTTTCCTACGTCCTGGAATGCCGGCATGCGGCCGCCGAGGAGGCGGTCTTTCCCGCCGGATACTCGCTCCAGGTTGTGAGACCGGAAGACCGGATCGGCATCCGTCTCTTCCCGGATCTCATCAACCGGAGTTTCCGGGATCTTGCCGGGCACGTCGAATGCACCCCTCGGATGGTGAGCGGTTGGTTCGGCGGCAAATCTTACCTCGCGGGCGGGCTGTGCCTGTTAGAGTGCGAGGGCGAGCCCGTCGGAACGGTGCACATCCGGCGGGAAGAGGAAAACAATAAGGCGGCCGAGGGCGCCGCCCTGAGCGTCGAAACGGCGCATCAAGGCAGGGGGTTGGGACGGATGCTGTTGCGGCATGCCAAAGCCTTCGCCCGGCAAAACGGACTCCGCTCGGTGATCCTATCAGTGAATGCCGAAAACGAATCGGCGATCCGCCTATACCGCTCGGAAGGATTTTTCCCCGTCGAAACGGCGGTTTGCTACTCCTTGGCGTGCGGCCGCAAAACGTTAAAATACGGCCGGGAGGAAGCAATATGA
- a CDS encoding transglutaminase domain-containing protein — MWKKPKANHLQNHPMAAERLLDYQTALCSGLLLLAAACDVPAENPSPDTAAPLAAASPTATTTLPYSIREQTLYEGEVVYTCDADGCWREGGNIAGPPDYFYPDIDRQNEEIGRLLADLGLPTQDTADDREAWRRIRRVWAWLEENGDFIGDPGHQEAWAYLVRLSPENAWVSIGDMAKAYAHFGKLPMEACNSKAFTFVTLLYRSGIPPGRVSAATGLVHNSGHVYAVVRVEGRWRVLDPSCLLHHPQLSEDPESVGCVDGMDYAHPTQLEPLPGSHFPSPMLAE; from the coding sequence GTGTGGAAAAAACCAAAAGCCAATCATCTGCAAAATCATCCGATGGCCGCCGAACGATTACTGGATTATCAAACCGCGCTGTGTTCCGGATTACTTCTGCTGGCCGCCGCCTGCGATGTTCCGGCGGAGAATCCCTCGCCGGATACTGCCGCGCCTTTGGCGGCCGCCTCCCCCACGGCCACCACAACACTCCCATATAGTATTCGCGAGCAGACCTTGTACGAAGGGGAGGTCGTCTATACCTGCGATGCGGACGGATGCTGGCGCGAAGGCGGCAACATCGCGGGGCCTCCGGATTACTTTTATCCGGATATTGATAGGCAGAATGAGGAAATCGGGCGCCTGCTGGCCGACCTCGGGCTTCCAACGCAGGACACGGCAGACGACCGGGAAGCCTGGCGCAGGATCCGGCGGGTGTGGGCATGGCTGGAGGAAAACGGCGACTTCATCGGCGATCCCGGCCATCAGGAGGCGTGGGCCTATTTGGTCCGACTCTCTCCCGAGAACGCCTGGGTTTCCATCGGGGACATGGCGAAGGCGTATGCGCATTTCGGGAAGCTTCCGATGGAGGCCTGCAACTCAAAGGCGTTTACGTTCGTCACGCTGCTATACCGGTCGGGAATCCCTCCCGGCCGCGTTTCCGCGGCGACCGGATTGGTCCACAATTCCGGGCATGTCTATGCGGTGGTGCGGGTGGAGGGCCGGTGGCGCGTGCTCGACCCCTCGTGCCTACTTCACCATCCGCAACTCTCGGAGGATCCGGAGAGCGTCGGGTGCGTCGATGGAATGGATTACGCCCATCCCACCCAACTCGAACCTTTGCCCGGATCGCATTTTCCTTCGCCGATGCTGGCGGAGTAG
- a CDS encoding carbohydrate kinase family protein yields the protein MTKPLRAVVAGHICLDILPDFEHLTNHDLPSLLKPGKLVQIGSAQFCSGGPVSNTGLALHHLGIPTMLIAKTGDDPLGGILRQIIAKRGPELAERILVDPRVDTSYSIIISNRVTDRLFLHCTGANDTFSSADIDFEAVRGADIFHFGYPPALRRMYVDGGSELARVMRSAKETGATTSLDMSLPDRNAESGSVDWRQIYRGAMPYVDIFLPSLEELLFTLRRSEFERLSSTDGFSRPADPRLLEDIGGELLDMGVKIILVKMGEHGAYMRTAGGAALKTIGRARPAPEASWADRERWIPCFAVNAVGTTGAGDSTIAGFLGGLLRRTSIGEAMTMAVAVGACNVEAADSLSGLRTWEATRERVRAGWERRPLKIKADGWHWSDHQGMWIGPREKAVL from the coding sequence ATGACAAAACCTTTGCGGGCTGTCGTGGCCGGTCACATTTGCCTGGATATCCTCCCGGATTTCGAGCATTTAACAAACCACGACCTGCCTTCCCTGTTGAAACCGGGAAAACTGGTGCAGATCGGATCGGCGCAGTTTTGCAGCGGCGGCCCGGTCTCCAACACCGGCTTGGCCCTTCACCATTTGGGAATCCCGACCATGTTGATCGCCAAAACCGGCGACGATCCGCTGGGCGGAATCCTTCGGCAGATCATCGCCAAGCGGGGCCCCGAACTGGCGGAGAGGATTTTGGTGGATCCGCGGGTCGATACTTCCTACTCCATCATCATCAGCAACCGGGTGACCGACCGGCTTTTTCTGCACTGCACCGGCGCCAACGACACCTTTTCCTCCGCCGACATCGACTTCGAGGCCGTCCGCGGCGCGGATATATTCCATTTCGGCTACCCGCCGGCGCTGCGGCGGATGTACGTGGACGGGGGAAGCGAACTTGCCCGCGTGATGCGCTCCGCCAAGGAAACCGGGGCGACCACTTCACTGGATATGTCGCTGCCGGATCGCAACGCGGAAAGCGGCTCAGTCGACTGGCGGCAAATCTACCGGGGCGCCATGCCCTACGTGGATATCTTCCTCCCAAGTCTGGAGGAACTCCTGTTCACCTTGCGGCGCTCGGAGTTCGAACGGCTCTCGTCGACGGACGGATTTTCGCGGCCGGCGGATCCGCGTTTGCTGGAGGACATCGGCGGGGAATTGCTCGACATGGGCGTGAAGATCATCCTGGTGAAAATGGGTGAGCACGGGGCGTACATGCGCACCGCCGGCGGGGCGGCGCTGAAAACCATAGGCCGGGCCCGCCCGGCCCCGGAGGCGTCCTGGGCCGACCGCGAGCGGTGGATTCCATGCTTTGCGGTGAACGCCGTCGGCACCACCGGCGCCGGAGATTCGACCATCGCCGGCTTCCTGGGCGGATTGCTGCGGCGGACGTCGATCGGCGAGGCTATGACGATGGCGGTGGCCGTCGGCGCCTGCAACGTCGAAGCCGCCGATTCCCTGAGCGGCTTGCGGACTTGGGAAGCGACCCGCGAGCGGGTGCGGGCGGGCTGGGAACGGCGTCCGCTGAAAATCAAGGCCGATGGATGGCATTGGAGCGACCACCAAGGCATGTGGATCGGCCCGAGGGAAAAAGCCGTTTTATAG